GCCACGGCTCGGGAATGACGCCGTAACCGCACCGCAGCCCCGCCAGGCCCAATGCCTTGGAGAAAGTCCGGAGCAAAGCCACGTCGCTGCGCCCCACCATCCACTGGGTTATGGGATCGCCGCCGTATTCGATGTAGGCCTCGTCCACCATGATCAAGGATCCCGCCGGCAGGGCGGCGGCCAGTTCCTCCACCTGCTCCACCGCAGGCACGTCGCCCACCGGGTTGTGGGGCCGGCACAAGAAGACCAGGGACGGCCGGTCGGCGGCGGCCAGCAGGTCCGCCACGGGGAGGGACCCTTCCTCCAGGTTGATGGGCACCTTCCGGATGGGGAGCCGGGCCTTTTCAGCCGCCCAGTCGTAGACGCTGAAGTTGGGCGTGGGAATCAAGGCCTGCTCCACCCGGCGGGCGGCGCCGGTGGTGATGATCTCGATGGCGCCGTCGCCCCCGTTGGTGATGGCGATGTCTTCCTTGGGAAAGCCGTAGATGCGGGCCAGGTCTTCCCGCAGGGCGTCGGTGACGGCTTCGTCGTACCGGTGCAGCTCCAGCCCGGCCCAGGCGGCGCGGATCTCCGCCATGATGTCTTCCGGGAGGGGCGCGTGGCGCTCATTTTGGTTCAGCAGCATGGCTTTCTTCATCCTTCCCCGCCTCCCCGGCCCTTTCCCGTGGCCTCCCCGGCGTCACGGCCGGGGCCGGTCCCGCTGTCACCCTCAGGGACCAGGGCCGAGAGGCGGGCCGTCAAGGAATC
The DNA window shown above is from Sphingobacteriaceae bacterium and carries:
- a CDS encoding histidinol-phosphate transaminase, which gives rise to MKKAMLLNQNERHAPLPEDIMAEIRAAWAGLELHRYDEAVTDALREDLARIYGFPKEDIAITNGGDGAIEIITTGAARRVEQALIPTPNFSVYDWAAEKARLPIRKVPINLEEGSLPVADLLAAADRPSLVFLCRPHNPVGDVPAVEQVEELAAALPAGSLIMVDEAYIEYGGDPITQWMVGRSDVALLRTFSKALGLAGLRCGYGVIPEPWRQLALEASPPFAVANAALTAARVVLRHLPRLEAEAQEIARRREEVFRQLEAIDGIRPFPSQANFILFQVRGGPAAAAALAGALARQEIFVRTYADDPIISDCLRVSIGTAEEMEACVAALQEAAPAALGEGM